One part of the Phoenix dactylifera cultivar Barhee BC4 chromosome 4, palm_55x_up_171113_PBpolish2nd_filt_p, whole genome shotgun sequence genome encodes these proteins:
- the LOC103715595 gene encoding uncharacterized protein LOC103715595: protein MTIYDAAFAGVKKKNEMDVVDSCGEQEIQRERANRAVNGLSCSDSAQSPPPSPSALAFALPSLSGAAIVSSKTTSITELSYPRGTRRSSPALAELCWLLERRREIEEQRSELWRELLDPAVKETLNVLRAAKEGGVKRMVVTSSIPAIIPSPSWPADMVKDENCWTDVDYCKQNEIWYPAWKTLAEKAAWEFAKENGLDVVVVNPGTVMGPVIPPSINASMAMPIRLLEDTFHQVKRKRDERKEVFNY, encoded by the exons ATGACAATATATGATGCAGCATTTGCTGGAGTGAAGAAAAAGAATGAAATGGATGTGGTTGATTCATGTGGGGAGCAGGAAATTCAAAGAGAACGTGCCAATAGGGCTGTTAACGGGCTGAGCTGCTCGGACTCGGCTCA ATCCCCACCTCCTTCTCCGTCTGCCCTAGCTTTCGCTCTCCCCTCTCTTTCCGGTGCTGCCATtgtctcttccaaaaccacctcCATCACTGAGCTGTCTTATCCCCGTGGAACTCGTCGCTCATCCCCTGCCCTAGCTGAG CTTTGTTGGCTattggaaagaagaagggaaatcgAAGAACAGAGATCAGAACTGTGG AGAGAGTTACTGGACCCGGCGGTGAAAGAGACGCTGAATGTGCTCCGCGCAGCGAAGGAGGGCGGAGTGAAGCGGATGGTGGTGACATCATCGATCCCGGCCATCATCCCTAGCCCTAGCTGGCCCGCCGACATGGTCAAGGACGAGAATTGCTGGACCGACGTCgactattgcaagcaaaacgAG ATTTGGTATCCAGCTTGGAAGACTTTGGCAGAGAAGGCAGCATGGGAATTCGCCAAGGAGAATGGATTGGATGTAGTGGTGGTCAATCCCGGCACGGTGATGGGTCCAGTCATTCCACCGAGCATCAATGCCAGTATGGCCATGCCGATCCGACTTCTTGAAG ATACCTTTCACCAGGTCAAGAGGAAGCGTGATGAGAGAAAAGAG GTGTTTAATTATTGA